The Muntiacus reevesi chromosome 7, mMunRee1.1, whole genome shotgun sequence genome includes a region encoding these proteins:
- the PYGO1 gene encoding pygopus homolog 1, which produces MSAEQEKDPISLKRVRGGDSGLDGLGGPGVQLGSPDKKKRKTNTQGPSFPPLSEYAPPPNPNSDHLVAANPFDDNYNTISYKPLPSSNPYLGPGYPGFGGYSTFRMPPHVPPRMSSPYCGPYSLRNQPHPFPQNPLGMGFNRPHAFNFGPHDNSSFGNPSYNNALTQNVNMPNQHFRQNPAENFNQIPPQNASQVSNPDLASNFVPGSNSNFSSPLESNHSFIPPPNTFGQAKAPPPKQDFSQGATKNTNQNSSTHPPHLNMDDTVNQSNIELKNVNRNNVVSQENSRSSSAEATNSSHANGTQSKPRQPRGATDVTCTAEKSAKSALHPSRHGHSSSDPVYPCGICTNEVNDDQDAILCEASCQKWFHRICTGMTETAYGLLTAEASAVWGCDTCMADKDVQLMRTRETFGPPAVGGDA; this is translated from the exons gtGGTGATAGTGGACTGGATGGGTTAGGAGGACCAGGTGTGCAACTAGGAAGCCCAGATAAGAAAAAACGCAAGACAAATACTCAG GGGCCTTCTTTTCCTCCACTGTCTGAGTATGCTCCGCCACCGAATCCAAACTCTGACCATCTAGTGGCTGCTAATCCATTTGATGACAACTACAATACTATTTCCTATAAACCACTACCTTCATCAAATCCGTACCTTGGCCCTGGTTATCCTGGCTTTGGAGGCTACAGCACATTCAGAATGCCACCTCACGTTCCTCCAAGAATGTCTTCCCCATACTGTGGTCCTTACTCACTCAGGAATCAGCCACACCCATTTCCTCAGAATCCTTTGGGCATGGGTTTTAATCGACCTCATGCTTTTAACTTTGGGCCACATGATAATTCAAGTTTTGGAAATCCATCTTACAATAATGCACTGACTCAGAACGTTAACATGCCTAATCAACATTTTAGACAAAATCCTGCTGAAAACTTCAATCAGATTCCTCCGCAGAATGCTAGCCAAGTATCTAACCCTGACTTGGCATCTAACTTTGTCCCTGGAAGTAATTCCAATTTTAGTTCTCCGTTAGAATCTAATCATTCTTTTATTCCTCCCCCAAACACTTTTGGTCAAGCAAAAGCACCACCCCCAAAGCAAGACTTTAGTCAAGGAGCTAccaaaaacacaaatcaaaactccTCTACTCATCCACCTCACTTAAACATGGATGACACAGTGAATCAGAGtaatattgaattaaaaaatgtGAATCGAAACAATGTCGTCAGTCAAGAGAACAGCCGTTCGAGTAGCGCCGAAGCTACAAACAGCAGCCACGCAAACGGGACCCAGAGTAAACCACGACAGCCTCGAGGTGCCACGGATGTCACGTGCACCGCCGAGAAGAGCGCTAAGTCTGCTCTCCACCCCAGCCGTCACGGGCATTCTTCTTCTGACCCGGTGTATCCTTGTGGAATTTGTACGAATGAAGTGAATGATGATCAGGATGCCATCCTATGTGAAGCCTCTTGTCAGAAATGGTTTCATCGGATCTGCACCGGAATGACCGAAACAGCTTATGGCCTCCTAACAGCAGAAGCGTCCGCAGTGTGGGGCTGTGACACCTGTATGGCTGACAAAGATGTCCAGTTAATGCGCACTAGAGAAACATTCGGTCCCCCTGCAGTGGGCGGTGATGCTTAA